A genomic window from Chanodichthys erythropterus isolate Z2021 chromosome 1, ASM2448905v1, whole genome shotgun sequence includes:
- the kdm2ab gene encoding lysine-specific demethylase 2A isoform X3 yields the protein MEEESSRYSKRLRTGTRRRYQDDGISDDEIEGKRSFDLEEKLHCNRYNSDLVKIMDGKDFTLEYIQQEGLRDPIIFKKADGLGIKMPDPDFSVSDVKLFVGSRRMVDVMDVTTQKGIEMSMGQWRRYYETPPSEREKLYNVISLEFSHTKLEHLVKRPASVDMIDWVDNMWPRHLKERQRDSTNAIIDMQYPKVQKYCLMSVEGCFTDFHIDFGGTSVWYHIHKGGKVFWLIPPTPQNLELYENWVLSGKQGDIFLGDKATACQRIDLKQGYTFMIPSGWIHAVYTPMDTLVFGGNFLHSFNIPMQLNIYNIEDRTRVPAKFRYPFYFEMCWYVLERYLYCLTNTSHLTPEFQKHSLGIGLKKEDVIKQGGIDGDAGSEEKEDVEVKEEPEDEAALTLPARPGVKVHLTPFELEGLWELLHKLEDLPAHKKCVPAGIRNAPALLSDIRKLLEEHANDDPKLSYTGKPIVKWPKRPSWYQPPPPPLSLLYRPRAPGSGSVMPPVPRPVKPSSSISALRRRRVRCKRCEACLRIECGDCNYCRDMRKFGGPGRLKKSCVLRQCLAPALPLTAVCAICKEGYQESEDFESVQTLMECSECAQITHPECIKVHVPGEGVINKDLPSCWECPKCVQGKKTESSSSSDEETASNGGRLSGTPAKRAYREGIGVGGLRIGRRGRPPLSTSTPPLTRSRRQPPPSQRLLLQHQQNRKRAGALELQLRKRIKLERNKILQSLLRQRSLERGGVIRAGPGRSISRGRGMSSCRGRGVRLRGGGRGGGLRERMETEVERDDSVEEEQEERKENGQYNGKENRPQRRGVKAGEDENSDSHRNGESEGSSEGGEPTPSDTSVVLNDDVRGQGSCVTVTLQPSRGRRDPSAIVPKLEANLSSRSLPQNHKALLRPPLRNGAPRSDSPHSPVDRLHLNKSPLSSSHTLTRSTSKHSHVVRSLRSNFKGSPHRLTRERIGKKARSERAKSSDSCPSSTLRPSPEQNGGNEPGWEREVWVSVFRYLTRAELCVCMAVCKSWYKWGCDKRLWTRISLSQCRSISPQALTGIIKRQPVTLDLSGANISKKQLSWLINRLPGLKDLVLSGCNWASVSALSSPSCPLLRSLDLSWADGVKDAQIRDLLNPPGSDNRSQMKNMQCLWLCGLEVTEATLRLIIRHMPLLTRLELSHCPITDGALNLLSAVGSSTRNTLTHLSLAGCSRLTDRCLVYLRRLSCLSVLDLRGCKGVSRQACESFISELSVNALYCLSDDKLIQRIS from the exons ATGGAAGAGGAGAGTTCACGTTATAGCAAACGCCTG CGGACTGGCACACGGCGGCGTTACCAGGATGATGGAATTTCAGATGATGAGATTGAAGGGAAGAGGTCCTTTGACCTTGAAGAGAAACTCCATTGTAACCGTTACAACTCGGATCTGGTCAAAATTATGGATGGGAAAG ACTTCACCTTGGAGTACATCCAACAGGAGGGACTCCGGGACCCCATTATCTTTAAGAAAGCAGATGGCCTTGGCATAAA GATGCCTGACCCGGACTTTAGTGTCAGTGATGTGAAATTGTTTGTGG GCAGTCGCAGGATGGTCGATGTGATGGATGTGACCACTCAAAAAGGCATTGAGATGTCAATGGGTCAGTGGAGGAGATACTACGAAACGCCGCCATCTGAGCGTGAAAAGCTGTACAATGTCATCAGCCTTGAGTTCAGTCACACAAAACTAGAGCATCTAGTCAAGAGACCTGCCTCA GTTGATATGATTGACTGGGTGGACAACATGTGGCCACGTCATCTtaaagaaagacagagagactCCACGAATGCCATTATAGACATGCAGTACCCTAAAGTACAGAA GTATTGTTTGATGAGTGTTGAAGGATGCTTCACAGATTTCCACATAGACTTTGGTGGTACATCAGTCTGGTATCACATCCACAAGGGAGGGAAG GTGTTCTGGCTAATCCCACCCACACCTCAAAACTTGGAGCTCTATGAGAACTGGGTGTTGTCAGGGAAGCAAGGTGACATCTTTCTTGGCGATAAAGCCACCGCATGCCAACGGATTGATCTAAAGCAAGGCTACACATTCATGATCCCCTCAG ggTGGATCCATGCAGTGTACACTCCGATGGATACTCTGGTGTTTGGGGGTAACTTTCTCCACAGCTTTAACATTCCCATGCAGCTCAACATTTACAACATTGAGGACCGCACACGG GTCCCTGCTAAGTTCCGCTACCCTTTCTACTTTGAGATGTGTTGGTACGTGTTGGAGCGTTACTTGTACTGTCTGACCAACACGTCTCACCTCACACCTGAGTTCCAGAAGCACTCACTGGGCATTG GGCTGAAGAAGGAAGATGTGATCAAACAAGGAGGAATTGACGGTGATGCAGGAAGTGAAGAGAAAGAGGATGTGGAGGTGAAGGAGGAGCCTGAGGATGAGGCAGCACTCACTCTTCCCGCTCGTCCAGGGGTGAAAGTTCACCTGACGCCCTTTGAGCTGGAGGGATTGTGGGAATTACTGCATAAGTTGGAGGATTTGCCAGCACACAAGAAATGTGTTCCAGCAGGCATCAGAAATGCTCCAGCACTGCTCAGTGACATACGG AAGCTGCTAGAGGAACATGCCAATGATGACCCCAAATTGTCTTACACTGGAAAACCAATTGTCAAATGGCCCAAAAGG CCCTCGTGGTATCAGCCGCCACCGCCGCCTCTGTCTCTGCTTTACCGCCCACGTGCTCCCGGTTCAGGCTCTGTGATGCCACCGGTTCCTCGGCCCGTGAAGCCGTCTTCCTCCATCTCAGCTCTGAGACGCAGACGTGTACGCTGCAAACGCTGTGAGGCCTGTCTGCGCATTGAGTGCGGCGACTGCAACTACTGTAGGGATATGAGGAAGTTTGGAGGACCTGGCAGACTCAAGAAGAGCTGTGTTCTTCGACAGTGTCTTGCA CCGGCGCTACCTCTTACTGCAGTATGTGCCATATGTAAGGAAGGCTATCAAGAGTCTGAAGACTTTGAGTCCGTCCAGACGCTCATGGAATGCTCCGAATGCGCTCAGATCACTCATCCAGAATGTATAAAGGTACAT GTACCCGGAGAGGGTGTTATCAATAAGGACCTTCCCAGTTGTTGGGAGTGTCCAAAATGTGTCCAGGGCAAGAAAACAGAG TCTTCCAGTAGTAGTGACGAGGAGACGGCGTCCAATGGCGGTCGCTTGTCTGGTACTCCAGCTAAGCGAGCATACAGAGAGGGAATTGGGGTGGGGGGCTTGCGTATAGGGCGCAGAGGTCGCCCGCCCCTCTCCACCTCCACCCCGCCTCTGACCCGCTCCAGACGGCAACCGCCCCCTTCCCAGAGACTCCTGCTGCAACACCAGCAAAACAGGAAGAGAGCAGGGGCACTGGAGTTACAGCTCAGGAAAAGA ATAAAATTGGAAAGGAACAAAATCCTCCAGTCG CTCCTGCGTCAGCGGAGTCTGGAGAGAGGGGGTGTAATCAGAGCAGGACCTGGCCGGAGTATTTCCCGTGGCCGAGGGATGTCATCCTGTCGCGGAAGAGGGGTACGACTACGTGGCGGTGGAAGAGGTGGAGGTCTGAGAGAAAGAATGGAGACGGAAGTAGAAAGAGATGATTCTGTGGAAGAAGAACAGGAGGAAAGGAAAGAGAACGGACAGTATAATGGTAAAGAGAACCGTCCTCAGAGACGAGGCGTTAAAGCAGGTGAAGACGAGAACAGCGACAGTCATCGAAACGGAGAGAGCGAGGGGAGCAGCGAGGGAGGAGAGCCGACTCCGTCTGATACTTCTGTGGTGCTAAATGATGATGTCAGAGGCCAGGGGTCCTGCGTCACGGTGACGTTACAGCCATCGAGAGGTCGGCGCGACCCAAGCGCCATTGTTCCCAAATTGGAAGCCAACTTGTCTTCTAGAAGCCTTCCGCAAAACCACAAAGCCCTGCTCCGTCCCCCATTGAGAAATGGCGCCCCTCGCTCAGACAGTCCTCATTCGCCTGTGGACAGATTGCACCTAAACAAATCACCTCTTTCATCATCACACACTCTGACGAGGAGCACATCGAAACACTCACACGTGGTGCGGAGTCTGAGATCAAACTTTAAAGGCTCCCCTCACCGGCTAACTCGAGAGAGAATTGGGAAAAAGGCTCGATCGGAAAGGGCAAAGTCATCCGACTCCTGTCCCAGTTCCACCTTACGGCCCTCGCCGGAGCAGAACGGAGGGAACGAGCCAGGCTGGGAGAGAGAGGTTTGGGTGTCCGTGTTCCGCTACTTGACCCGTGCAGAGCTGTGCGTTTGCATGGCCGTTTGCAAGAGTTGGTACAAATG GGGCTGTGACAAGCGTTTATGGACGCGGATCAGTCTGAGCCAGTGCCGCTCTATAAGTCCACAGGCCCTCACAGGCATCATCAAACGGCAGCCTGTCACACTGGACCTCTCCGGGGCCAACATCTCCAAGAAGCAGCTCAGTTGGCTCATCAATCGCCTGCCAG GCCTTAAAGATCTGGTGCTATCAGGGTGTAATTGGGCATCAGTTTCCGCACTGAGCTCTCCAAGCTGTCCTTTACTGCGCTCTTTAGACCTGAGCTGGGCAGACGGAGTCAAGGACGCTCAAATCAGGGATCTGCTGAACCCACCAG GCAGTGATAACCGTTCCCAGATGAAGAATATGCAGTGCTTGTGGCTGTGCGGTCTGGAGGTGACTGAAGCCACGCTGAGGCTGATCATCAGACACATGCCTCTGCTCACACGCCTGGAGCTCTCGCATTGTCCCATCACAGATGGTGCTCTCAACCTCCTCAGCGCAGTGGGCTCCTCCACACgcaacacactcacacacctcAGCTTAGCAG GTTGCAGCCGCCTGACAGACCGATGTCTGGTGTACCTGCGCCGTTTGTCCTGTCTGTCCGTACTGGACCTTCGCGGCTGCAAAGGTGTCTCGCGGCAAGCATGTGAAAGCTTTATCTCCGAGCTGTCTGTCAATGCCCTCTACTGCCTATCAGATGACAAACTCATCCAGAGGATATCGTAA